A window from Dehalobacter sp. DCA encodes these proteins:
- a CDS encoding MarR family winged helix-turn-helix transcriptional regulator translates to MDKKSQITERRPSTCACQNLRRASLVITKIYNQKLSPKGLTAGQFSLLQNIKLLSPVCVSDLALKVGLDRTTLVRNLEPPEREDLIIDISPRGTRNRHLQLTDEGIKRYHSTELLWQEAQAFIEQRLGKDNVKNLAALLSEIETI, encoded by the coding sequence ATGGATAAGAAAAGCCAAATTACTGAAAGAAGGCCCTCAACGTGTGCCTGCCAAAATTTGCGTCGGGCTTCTCTGGTAATAACAAAAATTTATAATCAAAAACTATCCCCAAAAGGGTTAACTGCTGGTCAATTCTCACTACTACAAAATATTAAACTTTTGAGTCCTGTTTGCGTAAGTGATTTAGCTTTGAAAGTCGGACTTGATCGAACGACTCTTGTAAGAAATCTCGAGCCGCCTGAAAGAGAAGACTTGATTATTGATATCTCACCAAGAGGGACACGTAACCGTCACCTCCAATTGACTGATGAAGGTATAAAACGCTATCACTCAACAGAGCTACTTTGGCAGGAAGCCCAGGCATTTATTGAACAAAGGCTTGGAAAAGATAATGTAAAGAATCTCGCAGCATTATTATCTGAGATAGAGACTATTTGA
- a CDS encoding GNAT family N-acetyltransferase produces the protein MNNQYIGSDVTLEILDDGDIEQCRDLCGELMAYQKSKAKLIPEAFNHMNFDTRMKKSYNEALRRQVIVAKHNSIPIGYIFSTVDEMNAKNNSIPVWAPVSEGETVQGFYPDWLKPQKIGSVSNLFFRPEYRGIGLGKRLFTMAMEWLESFDDIYLIFIYVSNGNDTALRFYLNQGFTFSHDVFGGFIQAVYKARSIRFPQED, from the coding sequence ATGAACAATCAGTATATTGGTAGCGATGTTACCTTGGAAATTCTTGATGATGGAGATATTGAGCAATGTAGGGATTTGTGCGGTGAACTAATGGCCTATCAAAAGTCTAAGGCGAAGCTGATTCCTGAAGCATTTAATCATATGAACTTTGATACTAGGATGAAAAAATCCTATAATGAAGCTCTTCGAAGACAGGTGATTGTAGCAAAACACAATAGTATTCCTATTGGATATATTTTTTCTACCGTTGATGAAATGAACGCTAAGAACAACAGTATTCCCGTATGGGCTCCTGTTTCGGAAGGAGAAACAGTGCAAGGGTTCTATCCTGACTGGCTCAAGCCTCAAAAGATTGGTAGTGTGAGCAATCTATTTTTTCGGCCAGAGTACCGTGGGATTGGTCTTGGCAAAAGATTATTCACCATGGCAATGGAGTGGCTTGAAAGCTTTGATGATATATATCTGATTTTTATTTATGTTTCCAATGGGAATGACACCGCGCTTCGTTTCTATCTAAACCAAGGGTTTACTTTCAGCCACGATGTATTCGGAGGTTTTATCCAGGCAGTATATAAAGCAAGAAGTATCAGGTTTCCCCAAGAAGATTAA